In the Muricauda sp. MAR_2010_75 genome, one interval contains:
- a CDS encoding LacI family DNA-binding transcriptional regulator codes for MKKKTSLKDIAKEAGVSIATVSYVLSKQENSGVSQEVSDRIKEIAKRLNYRPNQIAKSLQSGKSQTIGLIVADISNPFFAQIARIVEDEAKKYGYTVIFGSSDEKATKSHDLIKFLLNRQVDGFIITPTEGSESQIELLKEQNIPFVLIDRYFPNIETNYVAIDNYQAAFDATKKLMDNGKKRIGMIAYSTELYHMKERIKGHKDALGDGVYDTSLLQEVAFDKIVENMPKAIENLVKGNEPVDAIFFATNTLGVIGLKYLDELKLQVPDDVAVIVFDESEVFHFFYCPLTYVKQPLSDLAKMAVTVLLNHIKDSNAKTDKVKLNAKLVIGNSSN; via the coding sequence ATGAAAAAAAAGACGTCCCTTAAAGATATTGCAAAAGAAGCGGGTGTTTCCATTGCCACGGTTTCATATGTCCTTTCAAAACAAGAAAACAGTGGTGTAAGCCAAGAGGTATCTGATAGAATTAAAGAAATAGCCAAAAGGCTGAATTATAGACCCAATCAAATAGCTAAGAGCCTTCAAAGTGGTAAAAGTCAGACCATTGGGTTGATTGTGGCTGATATTTCAAACCCATTTTTCGCACAAATTGCAAGAATTGTGGAAGATGAAGCTAAGAAATATGGATATACGGTCATTTTTGGAAGTTCTGATGAGAAGGCGACCAAATCTCATGATTTGATCAAGTTTTTATTGAACAGACAAGTTGATGGATTTATCATTACTCCAACTGAAGGCTCGGAAAGCCAGATTGAGCTCTTGAAAGAGCAAAACATTCCATTTGTACTTATTGACCGCTATTTTCCCAACATTGAAACCAACTATGTGGCCATTGATAATTATCAGGCGGCTTTTGACGCCACCAAAAAGTTGATGGATAATGGAAAAAAGCGAATAGGTATGATTGCCTATTCCACAGAATTGTATCACATGAAAGAACGGATAAAGGGACATAAGGACGCCCTAGGTGATGGGGTTTATGATACATCCTTGTTACAGGAGGTTGCCTTTGATAAGATTGTGGAGAACATGCCTAAAGCCATTGAAAATTTGGTCAAAGGAAACGAACCGGTGGATGCCATTTTTTTTGCGACCAACACCTTGGGAGTAATTGGTCTCAAGTATCTTGATGAATTGAAACTTCAAGTTCCAGATGATGTCGCAGTTATTGTTTTTGACGAAAGTGAGGTATTTCACTTCTTTTATTGCCCATTGACCTACGTAAAACAACCATTATCTGATTTAGCCAAAATGGCGGTAACCGTTCTTTTAAACCACATAAAGGACTCAAATGCCAAGACAGACAAGGTAAAATTGAATGCTAAGCTTGTAATTGGGAATTCCAGTAATTAA
- a CDS encoding glycoside hydrolase family 172 protein: MKKRRGFVLISLVAMFCFHLGSTYAQTTNGLGSNLGNIFTLSDAKTRSISPENFTGEKGKGGMAELGNGTGSHAARELGQGWKVSPSVKIAPGETFTLADIDDEGAIQHIWMTPTGNWRFSILRFYWDGEKEPSVEVPVGDFFGMGWGEYTPLNSLPITVNPGSAFNSYWPMPFRKNCRITMENIGTEEMYLYYQIDYTLTDVPDDAAYFHAQFRRSNPTEGALYTLVDGIKGKGHYVGTYMAWQVNNRGWWGEGEIKFFMDGDKKFPTIAGTGTEDYFLGSYNFENKRKREYENYSTPYAGLHQIIRPDGLYDSQQRFGLYRWHIQDPIRFDKDLKVTIQDLGWRSDHRYLQQKSDISSVVFWYQAEPHAKFPALPAKNELEVN; this comes from the coding sequence ATGAAAAAAAGAAGAGGTTTTGTCCTGATATCACTAGTTGCTATGTTTTGTTTCCATTTAGGTTCTACGTATGCTCAGACCACGAATGGGCTGGGATCCAATCTGGGAAACATTTTTACCTTATCAGATGCAAAAACACGATCCATTAGCCCGGAAAATTTCACTGGGGAGAAAGGCAAAGGAGGCATGGCCGAGTTGGGAAATGGAACAGGAAGCCACGCGGCCCGAGAATTGGGACAAGGCTGGAAAGTTAGTCCGTCCGTAAAGATTGCTCCGGGAGAAACTTTCACTCTTGCTGATATAGATGATGAGGGTGCCATTCAGCATATTTGGATGACTCCAACAGGAAATTGGCGATTCTCTATTCTTCGATTCTATTGGGATGGCGAAAAAGAGCCTTCTGTTGAGGTTCCCGTAGGGGATTTCTTTGGAATGGGCTGGGGTGAGTATACTCCTTTAAATTCATTGCCTATTACCGTCAACCCAGGTAGTGCGTTCAACTCTTATTGGCCCATGCCTTTCCGAAAAAATTGTAGGATTACAATGGAAAACATTGGTACAGAGGAAATGTACCTCTATTATCAGATAGACTATACCTTAACCGATGTTCCGGACGATGCTGCCTATTTTCATGCCCAGTTTAGAAGAAGCAATCCTACCGAAGGTGCTCTCTATACCTTAGTGGATGGAATAAAGGGAAAAGGTCATTATGTGGGTACCTATATGGCTTGGCAGGTCAACAACCGAGGTTGGTGGGGTGAAGGTGAAATCAAGTTTTTCATGGATGGGGATAAAAAGTTTCCGACCATAGCGGGGACAGGAACCGAAGACTACTTTTTGGGTTCATACAATTTTGAAAACAAAAGAAAAAGGGAGTATGAGAATTACTCCACCCCCTATGCGGGTCTACACCAAATTATTAGGCCAGATGGACTATATGATTCCCAACAGCGTTTTGGACTTTACCGTTGGCACATTCAAGACCCTATAAGGTTTGATAAGGACCTAAAGGTTACCATTCAAGACTTGGGATGGCGCAGCGATCATAGGTATTTACAGCAAAAATCCGATATAAGTTCAGTTGTGTTTTGGTATCAAGCCGAACCCCATGCCAAATTCCCAGCGCTTCCAGCCAAAAACGAACTTGAAGTGAATTAG
- a CDS encoding DUF6786 family protein: MDKDDTFMEGSFGYDIDFLKKWDSNLIILKSENASVAVSGKYQAKVFTSSVSGNEGRSMGWINYDAFGKNDPHMNAFGGESRLWLGPEGNAFSLFFKPGTDMIFENWKTPPPIDSEDWDVTEESETSVAFERTMEIENYAGHKLNIRAQRIVKILSAEHMEELLGVQTKGVKSVGYKTKNTITNIGDFEWTKSTGAPCIWILDMFPPSEETTIFIPYKKEGAGPIATTDYFGEIAEDRIGYDDGILFFKADGKSRGKLGIPPQRATSMAGSYDAHNNVLTITLFDVDSDATYLNQEWNLEGEPFLGDAVNAYNDGPLEDGSQMGPFYELESVSPAAFIKPNESLSHNHTVFHLTGKKENLEQIVEEVFGTTLELITNFL, encoded by the coding sequence ATGGACAAAGATGATACTTTTATGGAAGGCTCTTTTGGTTATGATATAGATTTTCTTAAAAAATGGGATTCCAATCTCATTATATTGAAATCAGAGAACGCCTCAGTGGCGGTGTCGGGTAAATATCAGGCCAAGGTATTTACTTCCAGTGTATCTGGTAATGAAGGAAGGAGTATGGGATGGATCAACTATGATGCATTTGGAAAGAACGACCCACACATGAATGCATTTGGAGGGGAGAGTAGATTGTGGTTGGGGCCTGAAGGAAATGCTTTTTCCCTTTTCTTCAAACCAGGGACGGACATGATATTTGAAAATTGGAAAACCCCACCCCCAATTGATAGTGAAGATTGGGATGTAACCGAAGAGAGTGAAACTTCCGTAGCCTTCGAAAGAACCATGGAGATTGAAAACTATGCGGGTCATAAACTCAATATCCGTGCCCAACGAATAGTCAAAATTTTGAGTGCCGAACATATGGAAGAATTGCTCGGAGTACAGACAAAGGGAGTCAAATCAGTGGGGTATAAAACAAAGAACACTATCACCAATATTGGTGATTTTGAATGGACGAAGAGTACTGGGGCTCCCTGTATCTGGATATTGGATATGTTCCCGCCATCAGAAGAAACAACTATTTTCATTCCGTATAAAAAGGAAGGTGCGGGGCCTATTGCCACTACCGACTATTTTGGAGAAATTGCTGAGGATAGAATTGGCTATGATGACGGTATTTTGTTCTTCAAAGCTGATGGCAAATCCAGAGGTAAACTGGGCATACCACCCCAGAGAGCCACTTCCATGGCCGGAAGCTATGATGCACACAATAATGTTTTGACCATAACCCTTTTCGATGTGGATTCCGATGCCACTTATCTTAATCAAGAGTGGAATCTGGAAGGAGAACCTTTTTTGGGTGACGCTGTCAATGCATACAATGACGGTCCATTGGAGGATGGTTCCCAAATGGGTCCATTTTATGAGTTGGAAAGTGTGTCCCCGGCTGCATTTATTAAACCCAATGAATCGCTTTCCCATAACCATACGGTTTTTCACTTAACTGGAAAGAAAGAAAATCTAGAACAGATTGTAGAAGAAGTATTTGGAACTACTCTAGAGCTAATAACAAATTTTTTATAG
- a CDS encoding L-fucose isomerase — MTKKNNYPKIGIRPIIDGRLGGVRESLEATTMNMAKNVAKLFSEQLKYPDGSPVECIIPDFCIGGVKEAVECGAFFSAQNVGVSLSVTPCWCYGTETMDMDPQLPKAIWGFNGTERPGAVYLAATLAAHNQKGLPAFGIYGEDVQDLDDSQITEDVKKKLLSFARAGMAVALMKNRSYLAIGSVSMGIAGSMIDPDFFQDYLGMRNEYVDSSEVLRRIEHEIYDKEEFAKALEWTKNNCREGQDFNEKEKQRSTEQKEEDWEFVVKMTLIIRDLMEGNPKLKKIGYGEESHGHDALVSGFQGQRQWTDFLPNGDFSEAILNSSFDWNGIRAPYMVATENDALNGVSMLFNYLLTNTAQIFADVRTYWSPSAVKRVTGWQPDGIASEGFIHLINSGSATLDGTGQQSKDGKPVMKSFWEIDQNEVDACLKATTWYPANLGYFRGGGFSSNFLTKGGMPVTMCRLNLIKGLGPVLQIAEGHSIDLPEHVHKTLDERTDRTWPTTWFVPKTTGKGAFANVYSVMNNWGSNHGAISYGHIGHDLITMASILRIPVCMHNVEEERIFRPSAWNAQGMDKEGSDYRACKNYGPIYGMK; from the coding sequence ATGACCAAGAAAAACAATTATCCAAAAATAGGTATCCGTCCAATTATAGATGGAAGGCTAGGTGGAGTAAGGGAGTCCTTAGAGGCAACTACCATGAACATGGCCAAGAACGTCGCCAAGCTTTTCAGTGAGCAGCTGAAGTATCCGGACGGTAGCCCAGTGGAATGTATCATTCCAGACTTTTGTATTGGCGGTGTAAAGGAAGCTGTGGAATGTGGAGCGTTTTTTAGTGCCCAAAATGTTGGGGTGTCGCTGTCTGTTACACCCTGCTGGTGCTATGGGACCGAGACCATGGATATGGATCCACAACTTCCAAAAGCTATTTGGGGTTTCAATGGTACCGAACGACCAGGTGCGGTATATCTGGCGGCAACCTTGGCCGCACACAACCAAAAAGGTCTTCCTGCCTTTGGGATATATGGCGAAGATGTCCAAGATCTTGATGACAGCCAGATCACTGAAGATGTGAAAAAGAAACTCTTGTCATTTGCCAGAGCAGGAATGGCGGTAGCCTTAATGAAAAACCGTAGCTACTTGGCCATTGGAAGCGTTTCCATGGGGATAGCCGGTTCCATGATAGACCCTGACTTTTTTCAGGACTATTTGGGCATGCGTAACGAATATGTGGACTCCTCAGAGGTACTCCGACGTATTGAACATGAAATCTACGACAAGGAAGAGTTTGCAAAAGCACTGGAGTGGACCAAGAATAACTGTCGTGAAGGTCAAGATTTCAACGAGAAAGAAAAACAGAGGAGCACCGAACAAAAGGAAGAGGATTGGGAGTTTGTGGTGAAGATGACCCTTATTATCCGGGATTTGATGGAAGGCAATCCAAAATTGAAGAAGATTGGGTATGGGGAGGAATCTCATGGCCACGATGCCTTGGTCTCGGGTTTCCAAGGGCAACGACAATGGACTGATTTTCTACCAAACGGGGACTTTTCAGAAGCTATACTGAACTCCTCCTTTGATTGGAACGGAATCAGGGCGCCCTATATGGTGGCCACTGAAAACGATGCTCTTAACGGTGTTTCCATGTTATTCAATTATTTATTGACCAATACGGCACAGATATTTGCCGATGTTCGTACCTATTGGAGTCCCAGCGCAGTCAAAAGGGTTACTGGATGGCAGCCCGATGGAATAGCATCGGAAGGCTTCATCCACCTGATAAACTCAGGGTCCGCCACCTTGGACGGTACAGGTCAACAAAGTAAAGATGGAAAGCCTGTAATGAAATCATTTTGGGAGATAGACCAAAATGAAGTGGATGCTTGCCTAAAGGCAACCACATGGTACCCGGCCAATCTTGGATATTTTCGGGGAGGTGGTTTCTCATCAAACTTTCTTACAAAAGGGGGGATGCCCGTTACCATGTGCAGATTGAACCTTATTAAAGGTTTGGGCCCCGTACTTCAGATAGCAGAGGGCCACTCCATTGACTTACCAGAACATGTCCATAAAACCTTGGACGAAAGAACGGACCGTACTTGGCCAACAACCTGGTTTGTTCCCAAGACAACGGGAAAAGGGGCATTTGCCAATGTGTATTCAGTGATGAACAACTGGGGATCCAACCACGGGGCCATCAGTTATGGACACATTGGGCACGACCTTATTACCATGGCCTCAATACTTCGTATTCCTGTTTGTATGCACAATGTTGAGGAAGAGCGAATCTTTAGACCATCAGCATGGAATGCACAGGGAATGGACAAAGAAGGTTCCGACTATAGGGCCTGCAAGAATTATGGACCGATATACGGAATGAAATAG
- the fucP gene encoding L-fucose:H+ symporter permease, which produces MKSKKSLEKNIPVTMPGNKWPFILITSLFFLWGLANNMTDTLLAAFKRIMSMTDFQTSWIQMAFYGSYFLLALPAAILVKKYSYKTGVLVGLGLFIIGALLFYPASISMVYGHFLAALFILAGGLSILETAANPYIISMGPEETATRRLNLAQSFNPIGSITGILLSKIFILSNLNLLDADERASMAPQELKAIQSEELTSVMGTYVGVAFFLLVIWILVKVTKMPMAKDKVKKMDILGSIKRLLGNRNYCWAVTAQFFYMGAQIGLWSYTIRYAMQELSKSEDDASVYYLASIILFSSSRFVFTALMKYVAPRRLLFIASVLGVICTLTVIYGSGMVGVTALILASGCMSLMFPTIYGLGMQKLGNDSKIGGSGLIMAILGGAVLTSVQGIVSDGFGSINVSFYVPLVCFLVVALYSRVQKNLQLNETTN; this is translated from the coding sequence ATGAAAAGTAAAAAAAGTTTGGAGAAAAATATCCCCGTTACCATGCCAGGTAATAAATGGCCCTTTATTCTCATTACCAGCTTATTCTTTTTGTGGGGACTGGCCAATAATATGACAGATACGCTTTTAGCAGCGTTCAAGCGTATTATGAGCATGACCGATTTTCAGACCTCATGGATTCAGATGGCCTTCTATGGATCATACTTTTTGCTGGCTTTGCCAGCGGCCATTCTTGTCAAGAAGTATTCATACAAAACAGGAGTTCTAGTGGGTCTGGGACTATTTATAATAGGTGCCCTTCTTTTTTATCCAGCCAGCATCAGTATGGTGTATGGTCATTTTTTGGCTGCACTTTTCATTTTAGCTGGTGGACTCTCCATTTTGGAAACTGCGGCCAATCCCTATATCATATCGATGGGGCCTGAGGAAACGGCAACAAGAAGACTCAATTTAGCCCAATCTTTCAATCCCATTGGAAGTATTACCGGAATATTGCTCAGCAAGATTTTCATCCTTTCCAATTTAAACCTATTGGACGCCGATGAAAGGGCATCCATGGCACCGCAGGAACTAAAAGCAATTCAATCTGAGGAGTTGACATCGGTTATGGGCACTTATGTTGGGGTGGCCTTTTTCTTGCTGGTCATCTGGATATTGGTAAAGGTAACAAAGATGCCTATGGCAAAGGATAAAGTGAAAAAAATGGACATTTTGGGTTCTATAAAGAGACTTTTGGGCAATCGGAATTATTGCTGGGCGGTAACGGCACAATTTTTTTATATGGGTGCCCAAATAGGGCTTTGGTCCTATACCATTCGTTATGCAATGCAAGAGTTGAGCAAAAGTGAAGATGATGCCTCTGTTTACTATTTGGCATCCATAATACTGTTTTCTAGTTCAAGGTTTGTCTTTACAGCCTTAATGAAATATGTTGCTCCAAGAAGGTTATTGTTTATTGCCTCGGTGTTGGGAGTAATTTGTACGTTGACAGTTATCTATGGCTCTGGAATGGTCGGTGTAACTGCACTAATTCTGGCATCGGGATGCATGTCTTTAATGTTCCCGACGATTTATGGATTGGGAATGCAGAAATTGGGCAATGATTCAAAAATAGGAGGATCAGGACTGATTATGGCCATTTTGGGTGGTGCTGTTCTCACAAGTGTGCAAGGTATCGTTTCTGATGGCTTCGGAAGCATCAACGTTTCGTTTTATGTACCCTTGGTTTGTTTTCTTGTGGTAGCTCTTTATTCCAGAGTACAAAAGAACCTTCAACTTAACGAAACTACAAACTAA
- a CDS encoding ribulokinase produces MASDDYVIGVDFGTGSVRALLVNAHNGDEMAFSEFEYPRWKKGMYCDAVLNQFRQHPLDYIEGLEHTVSSVAEQVGADIVEKVRAISVDTTGSTPVAVDKTGQPLALQQKFEHNPNAMFILWKDHSAMKEADEINTHATNFDQDYLKYSGGIYSSEWFWAKLLYVLRVDKDVAKSCFTWVEHCDWIPFLLTGGNDAKKIKRGVCAAGHKALWADEHGGLPPKEFFTTLAPVLENLEHPLFTTTFNSDKSVGNLSQEWAKRLGLSTNVLIGVGALDAHVGAVGGQIEPFYLSKVMGTSTCDMMVVPTSDDIAMVRGICGQVRDSIVPGMVGLEAGQSAFGDVYAWFQELLVSTGLKAIRNKSMDLGIKAELEQEITHQLLEQLGKEASNLPLEENSEMAIDWFNGRRTPDANPYVKGTLLNLNLGSDAARIYRALVESTCFGAKIIVDHFEKNNISLKGVIALGGVARKSDYVMQMMSNVLNLPVKVHNSEQTCAMGACMFASVVGNIHNDVEEAMTKMGKGYDKSFMPESDRVETHKRRYNVYKKQGVFQERILNKE; encoded by the coding sequence ATGGCAAGCGATGATTATGTGATCGGTGTTGATTTTGGCACAGGATCGGTGAGGGCACTTTTGGTAAACGCACATAATGGAGATGAAATGGCTTTCTCCGAATTTGAGTATCCAAGATGGAAAAAAGGGATGTATTGTGATGCAGTACTGAATCAATTTAGGCAACATCCATTGGATTATATCGAGGGCCTGGAACATACCGTCTCCAGTGTCGCAGAACAAGTGGGAGCTGACATTGTAGAAAAAGTCAGGGCCATTTCGGTGGATACTACTGGCTCTACACCTGTGGCAGTTGATAAAACGGGGCAACCTTTGGCGTTGCAACAAAAATTTGAGCATAATCCCAATGCCATGTTCATTTTATGGAAGGACCACAGTGCCATGAAGGAAGCTGACGAAATCAATACTCATGCTACTAATTTTGATCAGGATTATCTCAAATATTCAGGGGGCATTTACTCGTCAGAATGGTTCTGGGCTAAATTACTGTATGTATTAAGAGTAGATAAGGATGTCGCCAAATCCTGCTTCACCTGGGTTGAACATTGTGATTGGATACCATTTTTGTTGACCGGTGGCAATGATGCCAAAAAAATAAAGAGAGGGGTTTGCGCTGCAGGACACAAGGCCCTTTGGGCAGATGAACATGGAGGTTTGCCCCCAAAAGAATTCTTTACCACTTTGGCCCCTGTGTTGGAGAACTTGGAACATCCTCTTTTTACTACAACCTTTAATTCAGATAAATCTGTTGGGAACCTATCACAAGAATGGGCCAAAAGACTTGGGCTCTCCACTAATGTTTTGATAGGCGTAGGTGCTTTGGATGCCCATGTTGGAGCAGTTGGGGGACAGATTGAACCCTTTTATCTCAGTAAAGTCATGGGCACATCTACCTGTGATATGATGGTAGTGCCTACAAGTGATGATATAGCCATGGTTAGAGGAATATGTGGTCAAGTACGGGACTCCATTGTTCCCGGAATGGTTGGTCTTGAAGCTGGACAGTCCGCTTTTGGCGATGTATATGCGTGGTTTCAGGAACTCTTGGTCTCAACAGGGTTAAAGGCAATTCGCAATAAATCCATGGACCTGGGCATAAAGGCCGAACTAGAACAAGAAATAACCCATCAACTATTGGAGCAACTAGGGAAGGAAGCCTCTAATCTTCCTCTGGAAGAAAATTCAGAAATGGCCATTGATTGGTTCAACGGTAGAAGAACACCAGATGCCAACCCCTATGTAAAAGGAACGTTACTCAATCTTAATTTAGGAAGTGATGCCGCCAGAATATATAGGGCACTTGTGGAAAGTACGTGTTTTGGGGCCAAAATTATTGTGGACCATTTTGAGAAAAATAATATCTCATTAAAAGGAGTTATTGCTTTGGGAGGAGTGGCAAGAAAATCAGACTATGTAATGCAAATGATGTCCAATGTATTGAACCTACCGGTTAAGGTTCACAACTCGGAACAAACCTGTGCTATGGGTGCTTGTATGTTCGCGTCCGTGGTGGGAAACATTCACAATGATGTGGAAGAAGCTATGACAAAAATGGGGAAAGGTTATGATAAGAGCTTTATGCCCGAATCTGATAGGGTGGAGACTCACAAAAGAAGATACAATGTATATAAAAAACAGGGAGTCTTTCAAGAGAGGATATTAAATAAAGAGTAG
- a CDS encoding site-specific integrase: MATSIQIILRKKPNKLGEYPLAMRITKNRKSSYKHIGPRIKKEYWDETEKRIRKTHPNSKELNRLIKVKLKEAKKEMVTIQAKGRDNTVHSIKKEIFQPTKHLSFFEFAQEHLDEAELMGKHGRYISETAYTKYILSFYKTKDLTFKDIDERFLKRLKIFLKKKHSLKEVSVMNVLVYIRLLYNKAIKEGVVKRKLYPFGAGKVKIKFPESEKIGLTVEEILKIEGLEGLSELEIHARNVWLYCFYLAGIRVSDALRTRWSDIKDGRLQYRMGKNSKLLSLKIPLKVYPILDHYKRYKNGSNDFIFPELKGVDLKDSKKLYKRIRNGNAKLNIRLKAIAEKAQIDKKLTMHIARHSFGNIAGDSIHPLMLQKLYRHSDLKTTINYQSNFIHKEADDALIKVINF; the protein is encoded by the coding sequence ATGGCGACAAGTATACAAATTATCTTAAGAAAGAAGCCCAATAAGCTGGGAGAATATCCATTGGCCATGAGGATTACAAAAAATCGTAAATCCTCCTACAAACATATCGGGCCGCGCATCAAAAAAGAGTATTGGGATGAAACCGAGAAAAGGATTAGAAAGACCCATCCAAACTCGAAGGAATTGAACAGACTTATAAAAGTCAAGCTGAAAGAAGCCAAAAAGGAGATGGTCACCATACAGGCCAAAGGAAGGGACAACACGGTCCATTCAATAAAAAAGGAAATCTTCCAGCCCACTAAACATCTTAGCTTTTTTGAATTTGCCCAAGAACATTTAGATGAAGCTGAATTAATGGGAAAACATGGTAGATATATCTCTGAAACGGCCTATACAAAATACATTTTAAGCTTCTACAAAACCAAAGACCTAACCTTTAAAGATATTGATGAACGTTTTTTGAAAAGACTGAAAATCTTTCTTAAAAAGAAACATTCCTTGAAAGAGGTCAGTGTCATGAACGTATTAGTTTATATCCGGTTACTTTATAACAAGGCCATAAAGGAAGGAGTTGTAAAAAGAAAATTATATCCCTTTGGAGCAGGTAAGGTAAAAATCAAATTTCCCGAAAGTGAAAAAATTGGACTTACCGTTGAAGAGATTTTAAAAATTGAAGGTCTAGAGGGTTTGTCAGAACTCGAAATACATGCTAGAAACGTATGGCTTTATTGTTTTTATTTGGCGGGAATCAGGGTCTCTGATGCCCTGAGGACAAGATGGAGTGATATAAAAGATGGCAGGCTCCAATATCGTATGGGTAAAAATTCAAAACTTCTCAGCTTGAAAATTCCACTAAAGGTTTATCCCATTTTGGATCACTATAAAAGATACAAAAACGGTTCCAACGACTTCATTTTTCCGGAATTGAAAGGTGTTGACCTAAAGGACTCAAAAAAGTTATACAAAAGAATAAGGAACGGGAATGCAAAACTGAATATCAGATTAAAAGCCATTGCGGAGAAAGCACAAATTGACAAAAAGCTTACAATGCACATAGCCAGACACAGTTTTGGCAATATTGCAGGTGACAGCATACATCCCTTAATGCTCCAAAAACTTTATAGGCATAGCGACCTGAAAACCACAATAAACTATCAATCAAATTTCATCCACAAAGAGGCTGATGACGCTTTGATTAAGGTAATCAACTTCTGA
- a CDS encoding DUF3179 domain-containing (seleno)protein, with product MAADKMFYQPGQLTLADSVSNTIPLNKLVLGIQINNEAKAYPIQLIAYHHQVLDTLGGKPIMVTYCSVCRTGRIFEPVVNGTPETFRLVGMDHFNAMFEDQTTGSWWRQVSGEAIAGPLKGSTLPELKSEQSSLKQWLERYPNSLVMQRDSTFNEEYDDLDDYDFGIERGDLTRTDTLSWKEKSWVVGIEIGEDSKVVDWNQLKEERVINLELGGRPILLALAQDTLSFFAHERPDNTVFNIHNDTLMGKHKYTIWGEPIEDSIPPLKKINAYQEFWHSWRTFHPNMEQNPL from the coding sequence ATGGCTGCAGACAAAATGTTCTACCAACCTGGACAATTAACTCTTGCCGATTCCGTATCCAATACCATACCCTTGAACAAACTGGTTTTGGGCATACAAATCAATAATGAGGCCAAGGCCTATCCGATACAGCTCATTGCCTACCACCACCAAGTGCTCGATACCCTTGGGGGAAAGCCCATCATGGTGACCTATTGTTCCGTTTGTCGAACTGGACGCATTTTTGAACCTGTGGTCAATGGTACCCCTGAAACGTTCCGATTGGTAGGTATGGATCATTTCAACGCCATGTTCGAGGACCAAACTACCGGCAGTTGGTGGCGACAGGTCAGTGGGGAAGCAATTGCTGGTCCATTGAAGGGTAGTACCCTGCCCGAACTCAAGAGCGAACAGTCTAGCTTAAAACAGTGGCTGGAACGTTATCCCAACAGTTTGGTAATGCAACGGGATTCTACCTTTAACGAAGAGTATGACGATTTGGATGACTATGATTTTGGTATTGAACGAGGCGACCTCACCCGAACGGACACACTCTCCTGGAAGGAAAAATCTTGGGTAGTGGGAATTGAAATTGGAGAGGACAGTAAAGTAGTTGACTGGAACCAGCTTAAAGAAGAGCGGGTCATAAATCTTGAGCTTGGTGGAAGACCAATTCTGTTGGCACTGGCACAAGATACCCTGAGCTTCTTTGCCCATGAACGGCCGGACAACACTGTTTTCAACATACACAACGATACTCTTATGGGCAAGCACAAATACACTATATGGGGCGAACCTATTGAAGATTCCATACCTCCCTTAAAAAAGATAAATGCCTATCAGGAATTTTGGCATAGCTGGCGCACATTTCATCCTAATATGGAACAAAACCCGTTATAA
- a CDS encoding RNA polymerase sigma factor produces the protein MKKVSPARKDSFDFLFKEHYELLCLVSFAILKDKDKAKDVVQDFFISYWQKHNSLSLKVSFKAYAIKAVKNLSLLAVKKEVKEKSMIKDIPIPEFEVQKLLDKEKTQKKIFEILNQLPAKRREIFISSVLEGHTYSEIAHASGISINTVKTQIKRSYAFLRSHLKEDLFTFLGFMLLIFS, from the coding sequence ATGAAGAAAGTGTCCCCCGCCAGAAAAGACAGTTTTGATTTCCTTTTTAAGGAACATTATGAGCTGTTGTGTCTAGTGTCCTTTGCCATCTTAAAAGATAAGGATAAGGCCAAGGATGTTGTTCAAGATTTTTTTATCTCTTATTGGCAAAAACACAATTCACTTTCCTTAAAAGTTTCCTTTAAAGCGTATGCGATCAAGGCCGTTAAAAATCTTAGTCTGCTTGCTGTCAAAAAGGAAGTCAAGGAAAAGTCCATGATCAAGGATATCCCCATTCCTGAATTTGAGGTCCAGAAACTTTTGGACAAGGAAAAAACCCAGAAGAAAATATTCGAAATTTTAAACCAATTGCCTGCAAAACGTAGGGAAATTTTCATCTCCTCCGTTCTGGAAGGTCATACCTATAGCGAAATAGCCCATGCCAGTGGTATATCCATAAACACAGTAAAAACACAGATTAAAAGATCCTACGCTTTCTTAAGGTCGCATCTTAAAGAAGATTTGTTTACTTTTTTGGGTTTCATGCTTCTGATTTTTTCATGA